A segment of the Thermoplasmata archaeon genome:
ATCATTAATGAAATTGGCAATAACTATTAAATTGTATCGGTATATTTTATTCTATACATTATATAATTTATATTATTTAATCAATAACTATTTATACCACATAAATATCTCTCTTTTTACTCAACGAGAGATTAGTCAGACGGATCATGGGACAATTCTATATGAATTCCCGAGGCAGAAAAATCAATAATATTTTGATTTTCCTGATCATTCGTCACGACTGATTCAGTATTCGGAGGAAATTAAAATGGCAACACCAAATCATTCTAGGAGAGGCTCTATGGGATACTATCCCAGAAAAAGAGCCAAAAAGATAGTGCCAACAATATCTACTTGGCCTGAATTAGATGAAGGACCGAAAGTTCAAGGATTTGCAGGATATAAGGCGGGAATGACCCATGTAGTAGTAGTGGACTGGAGAAAGAAAAGCACTACTGCAAACCAGGAGATAGTTTTACCGGTGACGGTAATAGAAGTTCCGCCAATGAAAGTGTGCGGTATAAGGTTTTATGAGCGCACAACGTATGGGTTAAGCATTTTTGAAGAAGTATGGGCTGCAAACTTGGACAAAGAGTTATCAAGAAAGATCAGCATACCAAAAAAAGCGAGTGAAAAAGATTTAAAAGATCTGGATAGAAGCAGGGTTGAAGAAATAAGGCTCATTGTTTATACGCAACCTCATCTCGTATCTTCACTGCCTAAAAAGAGGCCGGAGATTATGGAGGTACAGGTTGGGGGCGGTAAGATGGATGATAAAATAGATTATGCAATTAAGTTACTGGGAAAAGAGATATCTTTTTCTGATTTTTCAGAACCTGGAAAATTTGTAGATGTAATTGCAGTTACAAAAGGGAAAGGATTTCAGGGGGCAGTAAAAAGATTTGGAGTGAAACTATTACCCAGAAAGAACAGGAAACACAAAAGGATGGTTGGAACACTAGGGCCTTGGCATCCTAACTATGTTATGAACACTGTACCTATGGCCGGGCAGATGGGGTATCAGCAAAGGACTGAATACAATAAGAGAATAATTTATTATTCTAACAATAACGGAGAATCAATAACTCCAGCAGGAGGGTTCTTGAATTATGGAATTGTAAAAAACTCATATATCCTAGTTCATGGATCGGTGCCTGGAGCAGTGAAGCGAATTATCAGATTTAGAGATCCTATCAGAATGTCTGGAGAGAATGTGAAAGATATCAAGATAACATATATTTCAAGAGAATCTAAACAAGGAGTGTGAATTGGGTGAAAGTTAATGTTTAC
Coding sequences within it:
- a CDS encoding 50S ribosomal protein L3 encodes the protein MATPNHSRRGSMGYYPRKRAKKIVPTISTWPELDEGPKVQGFAGYKAGMTHVVVVDWRKKSTTANQEIVLPVTVIEVPPMKVCGIRFYERTTYGLSIFEEVWAANLDKELSRKISIPKKASEKDLKDLDRSRVEEIRLIVYTQPHLVSSLPKKRPEIMEVQVGGGKMDDKIDYAIKLLGKEISFSDFSEPGKFVDVIAVTKGKGFQGAVKRFGVKLLPRKNRKHKRMVGTLGPWHPNYVMNTVPMAGQMGYQQRTEYNKRIIYYSNNNGESITPAGGFLNYGIVKNSYILVHGSVPGAVKRIIRFRDPIRMSGENVKDIKITYISRESKQGV